One segment of Tenrec ecaudatus isolate mTenEca1 chromosome 1, mTenEca1.hap1, whole genome shotgun sequence DNA contains the following:
- the SSU72 gene encoding RNA polymerase II subunit A C-terminal domain phosphatase SSU72, which translates to MPSSPLRVAVVCSSNQNRSMEAHNILSKRGFSVRSFGTGTHVKLPGPAPDKPNVYDFKTTYDQMYNDLLRKDKELYTQNGILHMLDRNKRIKPRPERFQNCKDLFDLILTCEERVYDQVVEDLNSREQETCQPVHVINVDIQDNHEEATLGAFLICELCQCIQHTEDMENEIDELLQEFEEKSGRAFLHTVCFY; encoded by the exons atgcCGTCGTCACCGCTGCGGGTGGCAGTGGTGTGCTCGAGTAACCAGAACCGGAGCATGGAGGCGCACAACATCCTCAG CAAACGAGGATTCAGTGTGCGATCCTTTGGGACGGGGACCCACGTGAAGCTCCCGGGACCAGCTCCAGACAAGCCGAACGTCTACGATTTCAAAACCACCTATGATCAGATGTACAATGATCTTCTTAGGAAAGACAAAGAACT CTACACACAGAATGGCATCTTGCACATGTTGGACAGGAACAAGAGAATCAAGCCCCGGCCAGAAAGGTTCCAGAACTGCAAAGACCTGTTTGATCTGATCCTGACCTGCGAGGAGCGTGTCTACGACCAGGTGGTGGAAG ATCTGAATTCCCGGGAGCAGGAAACCTGCCAGCCAGTGCATGTTATCAACGTGGACATCCAGGACAACCATGAGGAGGCCACGCTGGGGGCCTTTCTTATCTGTGAGCTGTGCCAGTGT ATCCAGCACACGGAAGACATGGAGAATGAGATCGACGAGCTGTTGCAGGAGTTCGAGGAGAAGAGCGGCCGGGCCTTCCTGCACACGGTCTGCTTCTACTGA